The following proteins come from a genomic window of Rutidosis leptorrhynchoides isolate AG116_Rl617_1_P2 chromosome 10, CSIRO_AGI_Rlap_v1, whole genome shotgun sequence:
- the LOC139873149 gene encoding uncharacterized protein codes for MAVTTRRTNGPILRSGSPSGRFYNSSSTAFASTTSAFTSNSTSFFQSRSASPSPVNLYGNSPSSSVRFSFVNRPISPSRSISSLPRNNNQKQLETPKRTCMCSPTSHPGSFRCSLHKNTKNNCNQSSNTASYPSNRLNARRSAMTNSLVRIGTVEGGDLVKRALAALIRPSSHQQRRRTSFQARPSRLSVMSKADDV; via the coding sequence ATGGCGGTTACAACACGAAGAACAAATGGGCCTATACTCCGATCAGGCTCACCTTCTGGAAGGTTCTATAACTCATCGTCAACAGCCTTCGCTTCCACCACCTCAGCTTTCACATCTAATTCCACATCGTTTTTTCAAAGCAGATCAGCGTCTCCATCTCCGGTGAACTTGTACGGCAACTCACCATCTTCATCCGTACGGTTCTCGTTCGTTAATCGTCCAATTTCTCCAAGTAGATCTATATCTTCGTTGCCAAGGAATAATAATCAGAAACAGTTAGAAACGCCTAAAAGGACGTGTATGTGTTCACCGACGTCACATCCTGGTTCGTTCAGGTGCAGTTTacataaaaacacgaaaaacaactgTAATCAGAGTAGCAATACGGCGTCGTATCCTTCAAATCGACTCAACGCGCGGCGGTCAGCTATGACTAACTCGCTCGTACGTATAGGAACGGTTGAAGGTGGTGATTTGGTGAAGAGAGCTCTAGCGGCGTTGATCCGCCCTTCGTCTCATCAACAACGCCGGAGAACGTCGTTTCAAGCTAGACCTAGCCGGTTATCTGTTATGTCAAAAGCGGATGATGTTTAG